AGCGCACTCAACCAACATCTGTCGGCCCACGGGAGAGGTCGCCGGAAAATCTGAACAAACTCTTACTGATTCGTGTCGGAACGTCCACATACCGCCGCCAACACCGGACGGCCGCCACGCGGAGGCAGGCCCGCGGACGGGCGGCTTAGGGTGGGGCCATGAGCACGCCCTCGACGCCTTCGCCCGCCCCGACCGCCGAGACCCCCGCCCCGTACGGGGACGCCCCCACCGCCCCCGTCCAGCGCAAGCGCGTTCGCATCCCGCACCTGCAGGCCAAGAAGGAGCGCGGCGAGCGCTGGGCGATGCTCACCGCCTACGACGTGCAGACCGCGCAGATCTTCGACGAGGCCGGCATCCCGGTCCTGCTCGTCGGCGACTCGGCCGGCAACACCGTCTTCGGGTACGACACCACCGTCCCGGTCACGCTCGACGAGATGGTCGCGCTGACCCGGGCCGTCGCCACGGGCGCCTCCAGCGCGCTCGTCGTGGCCGACCTCCCCTTCGGCACCTATCAGGCCTCCCCCGAGCAGGCCTACCTCTCCGCGGCCCGCCTGATGAAGGAGGGGCTGGCCCACGCCGTCAAGCTCGAGGGCGGGGCCGAGATGGCCCCGACGATCGAGCGGCTGACGAAGGGGGGCATCCCCGTCATGGCGCACATCGGCTTCACCCCGCAGAGCGAGCACACGCTGGGCGGCTACCGGGTCCAGGGCCGGGGCAACGCCGCGGCCCGGCTCCTCGAGGACGCCCGCGCCGTCCAGGCGGCGGGCGCCTTCTCGGTGGTGATCGAGATGGTGACGTCGGACTCGGCCGCCGCGGTGACCGAGCAGGTCGACATCCCCACCATCGGCATCGGCGCCGGCGCCGACTGCGACGCGCAGGTCCTCGTCTGGCAGGACATGGCGGGACTGGGAGCCGGCCGCACGCCCCGCTTCGTCAAGCGCTACGCGGACGTGCGCTCCGTGCTCTCCGACGCGGCCCGGGCCTACGCCGCGGACGTCGCCGAGGGCACGTTCCCGGCGGCGGAGCACTCCTTCGAGAGCTGATCGTCCGCCGGGGGGAGAGAGCGGCCCTCAGGCCCTGCCCTCGCGCCACTCGCGCTCGCGACGCTCCTCCTCGTCCCACTTCTCCGTGTTCTCCCGGGCGGTCTGCAGTGCGGCCGCGGCCTCGGCCTCGGTGTCGTAGGGCCCCATGACGTCCGCGTTCTGCGAGCGGTTCTCGTCGGTCTCGACCTGTCGGGTCTCGATGTTGTACCAGTACGCCATCGTCGTGCCGTCCTCTCCCGCGGGTCGCGCACCCGCGCACCGGAGCGCATCCGATCAGCGCCCGTTGCCTAGACTCCACAGCATGTCCGCGTCCACCGCAACCGTCAGCCCCGGCGTGGTGTCCGCCCGCCGCGCCGTCCCCGCAGGCATCCCCCGGCCCGAGTACGTCGGCAGGGCCGCTCCGACCCCCTTCGCCGGGTCGGAGATCAAGGACGCCGAGACCATCGAGCGGATGCGCACCGCAGGCCGGGTCGCCGCGGACGCGCTCGCCGAGGCCGGGCGCGCCGTCGTCCCCGGCGCGACCACCGACGAGGTGGACCGCGTCGGTCACGAGTACCTCCTGGACCACGGCGCCTACCCCTCGACGCTCGGCTACCGGGGCTTCCCGAAGTCGCTGTGCACCTCGGTCAACGAGGTCATCTGCCACGGCATCCCCGACAGCCGGCGGATCGAGGACGGCGACATCGTCAACATCGACATCACCGGCTTCATCGGTGGCGTCCACGGCGACACCAACGCCACCTTCCTCGCCGGTGACGTCGACGAGGAGTCACGCCTGCTCGTCGAGCGCACGCACGAGGCGATGATGCGCGGGATCAAGGCGGCCCTGCCGGGGCGGCAGATCAACGTCATCGGGCGGGTCATCGAGAAGTACGCGAACCGCTTCGGCTACGGGGTGGTGCGCGACTACACCGGGCACGGCATCGGCACCTCCTTCCACTCCGGGCTGGTCATCCCGCACTACGACGCGGCTCCCTCGTACGACACCGTCATCGAGCCGGGGATGACCTTCACGATCGAGCCGATGCTCAACCTCGGGACCCCGGAGTGGACCCTGTGGGACGACGGGTGGACCGTGGTGACGAAGGACCTGTGCCGGTCCGCCCAGTTCGAGCACACCATCCTCATCACCGAGGACGGCAACGAGATCCTCACCCTCCCCGAGACGGTCGGAAGGTAGACATGGCCACGCACCACGCCCTGGGCATCGACATCGGCGGCTCCGGCATCAAGGGGGCCCCGGTCGACCTCGACAAGGGACGCTTCGCCGAGGACCGACTACGGATCGCCACCCCGGAGGAGGCGACCCCCGACGCGGTCTGCGAGGTGGTCGGCCAGATCGCGGAGCACTTCTCGGTCGGCACCGACGTGCCGCTGGGCATCACGCTCCCCGCCGTGGTCGCCCACGGCGTCGTGCGCAGCGCGGCGAACATCGACCGGGCCTGGATCGACCTGGACGCCGACCGGCTCTTCAGCGAGCGACTCGGCCGGCCGGTCCACCTCGTCAACGACGCGGACGCCGCGGGAGTCGCCGAGCTCCACTACGGCGCCGCCAAGGGCCACCGGGGTCTGGTCGTGCTCACCACCCTGGGCACCGGGATCGGCACGGCGCTGATCATGGACGGGGTGCTCGTGCCCAACACCGAGCTCGGGCACCTCGAGATCGACGGCCACGACGCCGAGTCCCGCGCCGCGGAGTCGGTCCGGGACCGCGAGGGGCTGGACTGGGAGCAGTGGGCCGAGCGCCTGCAGGTGTACTACAGCCACCTGGAGTCGCTCCTCCGACCGGACCTCATCGTCGTCGGCGGTGGGGTCAGCAAGCAGGCCGACCGCTTCCTGCCCCTGCTCGACCTGCGCACCGAGATCGTCCCGGCGAAGTTGCGCAACAAGGCCGGAATCATCGGCGCCGCACACCTGGCCACGCGAGGAAACTGACACCGGACCGTGTCCTCGATGTGTGCGGACGGGGCGGGCACCCGGTTCCCCGATGCGGCAGGGTTGGCTGCATGACGAACTCCTCGGGTGCTCCGACTCGGCCCCTGGATCGACGTCTGGGCCTGCGGGACGGCGTCGCCCTGGGCCTCGCGGCGATGATCGGCGCCGGCCTGTTCAGCGCCTTCGCCCCGGCGGCTGCCAGCGCGGGCCGGTGGCTGGTCCTCGCCGTCGTCGTCGCCGCGCTCGTCGCGGCCGCCAATGCCTCCTCCATGGCACGCCTGGCCGCGCGGTACCCCGACTCGGGCGGCGCGTACGTCTACGGCCGCGAGCGGCTGGGCCTGCCGTGGGGCCACCTGGCCGGGTGGGCCTTCGTCGTGGGCAAGGTCGCCTCGTGCGCCGCGATGGCCATGACCCTCGCCGTGCACGTCTGGCCCAACTTCGCCAAGCCGATCGCCGTCGTGGCCGTCCTGGCCGTGCTCGCCCTCAACCTGCAGGGGGTGCACCGCTCGGCCCGGGTGGCCCTCGGCATCGTCGCGTTCGCGGTGGCACTCGTGGTCACCTTCGGCGCCGTCATGCTCATCGCTCCCCCGGTCACGGTCGACACACCACCCCCGGCCGTCCCCGGCTCCGGGACTCCCCTCGGTGTCCTCCAGGGTGCCGGGTTCCTCTTCTTCGCATTCGCCGGCTACGCCCGGGTGGCGACACTCGGCGAGGAGATCACCGACCCGCGTCGCACGATCCCCCGCGCCATCGGCATCGCGCTGGCGATCGTGCTCGCGTTGTACGTGCTCGTCGCGGTGGCGCTGACCAGCTCACTCGGGTCCGGCTGGGTGGCGGCCCGCGAGGCTCCGCTGGCCGAGGCCGCGGAGATCTCGGCCTGGCCGTGGCTGGGCCCCGCCCTGCGCGTCGCGGCCATCCTCGCGGCGGGCGGTGCGCTGCTCGCGCTCGTCCTCGGGGCGTCCCGCACCCTCATGGCGATGGCCCGGGACCGCCACCTGCCACCGGTCCTGGCCACCGTCGACGGTCCGCACCGCACACCACGCCGGGCCGAGGCCGTCATCGCCGGGCTCGTGATCGTGCTCATCGTGCTCGTGGACCTGCGCGGGGCGATCGCCTTCTCCTCCTTCCTCGTCCTGACCTACTACGCGATCGCCAATGCCAGCGCGTGGACCCTCGAGGGTCGCGCGGCCACGAAGGTCGTCCCGACCCTCGGCCTCGTGGCCTGCATCGGCATCGCCTTCCTCCTGCCGTGGCAGCCCGTGGTCGCCGGCGTGGCCGTCCTCGCGTTCGGTGCGTTCATCGGATGGGCGCGCTACACCACGCGTGAGCACCCCGACGCGTAGACTGCTCGACGGATGAGTCGGCCGGACGGCCGCGTCACCGCTGCGGCGGTGTCGAGGAAAGTCCGGGCTCCACAGGGCGTGGTGGTGGCCAACAGCCACCCGGGGCGACCCGCGGGACAGTGCCACAGAAAGCAGACCGCCTCGTCCACCTCGGTGGACGAGGTGAGGGTGAAAGGGTGGTGTAAGAGACCACCAGCGATCCGGGTGACCGGATCGGCTCGGTAAACCCCACCAGGAGCAAGTCCGGACAGTGTGCGTCCGAGGGCGGCCCGCCCGAGCACACGGGTAGGACGCTGGAGGTCGTCGGCAACGGCGACCCGAGATGGATGGCCGTCGCCCCGGCAACCGGTAACGGTGCCGGGGAACAGAACCCGGCTTACAGGCCGACTCATCCACCCACTCCCCGAGGGGCCGCCTGAGCGCGCCGTGAGCACCAGCCCCCAACGGCCCGGGTGAGTGGTGCTCGAGGTGCTCGGTCTGGACCCGCGCGGTCGACTCCGCCAGCGGTACCCGCCGACGCGACCCGGGACGCTTCAACGGTCCCCACACGAGCCTGTCCCGCGTCGAACCCTCGGCCAGCTGCCGGTCCACGACGAGCCCACCGCCCTGGACGCGGTCGAGCGTCAGTGCCCGCAGTTCCCCCGGGCGCAGTCCGGACCCGCGCCGAGCCACACGATCGCCCGCAGCGGCGCCGGCACTGCGTCGGCGATCTGCGCGACCTCATCGACCATCAACGGCGTGACCGCGACGTCGTCGGCACGGGGCATCGCGATCCGCCGGCACGGGGTCACCGGAATCAGCCGGAGCCCGAGCCCTCCTGAAAGCGTGGTTATCGGCTCGTCGCCAATTCTGAGATGACGTGACGTAAATGCGTTGCGCGCGCCACTTCCTCCCCCTCATACGCGGCACCGCCAACCGACGGGTCGTCGGTAGCGACGTGTAGTTCCCCAACCAGAAGCCACAGGGCGAGCAGCGCAACGCGCAGGTCACCGTGCTGATGAGCGCGGATCAGCAGAGCCTCCAGACAAGGCGCAGTGGTGCAAACGATGGCTATGGGGTCGGACGGCGTTCGTTCGTCGCGCTGCTCGACGCGCTGGGCACGCGCTTGGCCAATCGCTCGGCCCAGCTCAGCCAACGGGAGAGCGCCGGCGCGCTCCTGCGACGTCAAGATGGACCACGCCGGCACTGCATACTCGGAGAAGCGGGCTGGCAACGGCAGGGATACGCCTGAGCAGTACTGGCAGGCCCGGTAGTCGTCCAGGATCACCTCTGGGGCTGAGTCGCCGGCACTGACATTCAGCCGGCGGCAGGACGAGCACCACCCGAGAAGCTTGTCGTTCCCCATGGCGGAAATTTACCGGGGACGCAAAGTTTTGCGCAGAGCCGGTTAGTTCCTGAGACAGTCGTTGAGCGTTCCTCTACTCGCCTTGATGCTCACACGACCCCGAGCCATTGTGATCCCAGGGCCGCGAGGCATGCGACAAGGGCGATCACCAGAGGCCAAGTTGAAGATTTGACGTCTTTCATAGCCAGCCACCTTGCACCACATCTCGCCTGCTCGCTCGACGAGGACGGCCAAGGCCTCGATCAGCGCCATCTCTCACGGCCCAGTCACGGCACGACGACGCCTCTATGGGCCTCTATCGGAGCGGGCCATCGGAGTACGGCTTACAGGCCGACTCATCCACCCCCCTTCGCCGCGCGTGTCGTCGGGACGGCCTCAGAGCCAGCCGAGGCCCTCGGCGACGAGGACGAGGCCGAAGAGGGCGAAGGCGGCCGCGGCGCCGTAGGTGATGACCTTCTCGGGGAGCTTGCGTCCGAGGACCGCACCGACCGCGATCGCCAGGGCGTCGGCGGCGACCATGCCGATCGTGGAGCCGATCCAGGTGCCGAACCAGTCCTCGCGCACGGCGAGCGTGATCGTGGCGAGCATCGTCTTGTCGCCGAGCTCGGCGAGGAAGAAGGCCGCGCCGACGGCGAGCAGCGCGGAGCCGGTGGCCTTCCTGGCCTTCTGCTCCTCCTCCTCGGTCAGCTCGTCGCCGCGCAGGGTCCACACCGCGAAGCCGAGGAAGGCGATGCCCGCGCCCACGGCGATCGGCCCCTGGTACTTCTCGAAGCTCGCGCCGATGAAGTACCCGATGCCCACCGACGCGAGGTGCACGAGCAGCGTCGCGACCGTGATGCCGAGGATGACGTCGCGGGCCCGGTACCGGGTGGCGAAGGTCATCGCCATCAGCTGGCTCTTGTCGCCGAGCTCGGCGACGAAGATGACCACGGTGCTGAGCACCAGTGCTTCGAACATGAAAAAACTCCTCGTCTGCCCGGACGAGGAGCCGTGTCACGACGAGCCTCGACCGGGTCGTCGCATGACTGACCGGTCGAAAGTCTCGTCCGCCAGCCGGGCTGGCCCGATGTGCCGGACCCATGACCTGTCGGTCCGGGGTCAGTGTGTCGACACACCTGTTGGGGACTACTCCCTTTCGAGCGCTCACCCTAACCCATGGCGAAGGGGGTGGGCTCACACGACCGCGAAGCTCGCCTTGCCCCGCGCGTGGTCGACCGCGGTCAGGCGCACCGTGACCTTGTCGCCGAGATCGGCCCTCCCGCTCGCCCTGCCCATGACGGGCGGGTCGATCACCTGGATCTCCATCTCGCCCTCCCCCTGCGGGACGTCGATGACGACGGCCGTGAAGGTCTGGTCCACCCGGTCGGCGAGCGTGGCCGCCTCGATCGCGTCCATGGCTCCCCGCTCCACGCCACCGACGAGCCGCTCGGAGGACTCCATCAGCTCCGGCAGGCTCGGCAGCGCCTGACGCACCCAGGTCGGCACCTCCTCACCGGCGCTCACGGCGGCGCACAGGGCCAGGCCGAACCGGTCGACGAGGCGGCGCAGTGGCGCCGTGACGTGGGCGTACGGGGCGGCGATCGCGGCCTGCTCGACCAGCTCGGGCACGCCCCCGTCGAAGACGGTGTACCCGGCCCCGCGGAAGGGCACGGTCGACTCGTGGATCAGCGCGAGGTGGCGCGCGTTGCTCCCGTCGAGCGAGCGCAGCAGGTCCCCGTGGGTCTGCTCCGCCGGCCACGGCACCTGCAGGGCGGAGGCGATCTGGCGCAGCTGACGCAGCGCGTCGTCGCCGGGCTCGGGCATCGTGCGCAGGATGCCGACGTCCGCGTGCAGCATCATCTCGGCGGCGACCATGCCGGTGAGCAGCGAGATCTGGGCGTTCCAGTCCTCGGCGCGCAGCAACGGGCGCAGTCGCAGCCGGAAGCCGCCGTCGACCTGCTCGACCTCCTGGTCGGGCATCGGCAGCGAGGCGCCGCCCCGCTCCTGCTCGAGCGCGATGCGCTTGTCACCGATCTCCTGCAGGAGGGCGAGCCGCTCGTCGTCGGTACCCGCGTCGATGCTCGCCTGCACCTCGGCGTACTCGAGCCGCTCGACGCTGCGCACCATCGCGGGGTAGACCTCGGCGGCGGTGTGCTCGCCCAGGGCATCGAGGCGGATGTCCCACACGTACGCCGGGCGGACCTCATCGGGCAGCAGGCTCGCGGCGCCCTCGCTGAGCACCGGTGGGTGCAGCGGCGTGCGCCTGTCGGGCGCGTAGATGGTCTGGCCGCGGCGGCGGGCCTCGGCGTCGATGGCCCCACCCGGCTCGACGAAGGACTCCAGGTGGGCGATCGCGTAGCGCACGCGGTACCCGTCGCCGTCGCGGGAGAGGTGCATCGCCTGGTCGAGGTCCATGGACCCGGGTGGGTCGATGGTGAGGAAGGGGAGGGCGGTCTCGTCCCGCTCCGGCAGCGAGAGTGGTTGCGCCGCAACGCGCTCGGCCTCGGCGAGCACCTCGGCCGGGAAGTCCTCCGGCACCTCGAGCTCGGCCCGGATCTCGTCGAGCCGCGAGCGCAGCCCGGCGGCGTCGACGACCTCTCCGGTCGCGGGGTCCGTGGGTCGGAGGAGGCCGATGCGCTGTCCCATGCTGGACACCCTAGGCGTACCCCGTAGGGTTCCGGCGTGCTCGTGCTGCTGCCACCTTCGGAGTCCAAGACCGGTCGTGCGCGGGGGAAGACCCTCGACCTCGGCTCGCTGTCCTTCCCCGCCCTGACGCCGGCCAGGGAGCGTGTGCTCGCGGCCCTCGCGGAGGTCAGCGCCCGCGCGGACGCCCACGAGGTGCTCGGCGTCAGCACCAACCTCGTCACGGAGGTGGCCCGCAACACCGCCCTCATGACCACACCGGCGCCACCGGCGTCGCACGTCTACAGCGGCGTCCTCTACGACGCCCTCGACCTCGCGAGCCTCTCCCCCGGCGCCAAGCGCCGGGCCGGCCGGTGGCTCGTCATCGTCTCGGCGCTCTTCGGTGCGGTCCGTCCGGGCGACCGCATCCCGCCCTACCGGCTCTCGATGGCGGTGAACCTCCCCGGTGTCGGGCCGCTGGCCGCGCACTGGCGCGAGGTCCTCGACGCGGAGCTGACCGCCGCGGCCGGGACCGGCCTGGTCGTCGACTGCCGCTCCAGCACCTACGCCGCGGCGTGGCAGCCCTCCGGTGGGACGGCGACGCGGTGGGTCCACGTCACCGTCCCGGGAGCGACGCACATGGCCAAGCACACGCGCGGCCTCGTCGCCCGCCACCTGCTCGGGGTCGACCGCGAGCCGAGGACCCCGCAGGCGCTCGTGGCGGCGCTCGAGCCGGCCTTCGAGGTCGAGCTGTCCGGCCCGGCGAAGGGGGCCGGCCCCCTTCGCCTCGCCGTCACCGCGCGGTAGCTCCCGGGCTCAGCCCAACCCGTCGAGGGCCGCGGTGAGGTCGGCGACGAGGTCGTCGACCCCCTCGAGCCCCACGGAGACGCGCAGGGTCGCGTCGGTGATGCCGATCGCGGCGCGCGCGTCCGCGCCCATGCGGCGGTGCGTCGTCGTCGCCGGGTGGGTGACGAGCGACTTCGAGTCGCCGAGGTTGTTGGAGATGTCGACGAGGCGCAGCGCGTTCACGACCGCGAAGGCCTCGGCCTTGCCCCCGTCGATCGCGAAGGTGATGACGGTGCCGCCACCGCTCATCTGCCGCCGGGCGAGGTCGTGCTGCGGGTGGTCCGGCAGCCAGGGGTGGACGACCTGCGTGACCCGGGGGTGCTGCTGCAGCTCCCGGGCCAGGACGAGCGAGGACTCGGCCATGCGACGCACGCGCAGGTCCATCGTCTCCAGGCCCTTGAGCAGCACCCAGGCGTTGAAGGGCGACAGGGACGGTCCGGTGTGCCGGATCAGGTTGCGCACGGGGCCGTCGATGTAGTCGGCGGGACCGAGGATCGCCCCACCGAGGACGCGGCCCTGTCCGTCGATGTGCTTGGTGGCGGAGTACACGACGATGTCGGCGCCGTGGTCGAGCGGCCGGGAGAACACGGGGGTGCCGAAGACGTTGTCGACGACGACCTGCGCGCCTGCCGCGTGGGCCAGCTCGCTCACGGCGGCGATGTCGACGAGCTCCTGCATCGGGTTGCTCGGCGTCTCGAAGAAGACCGCCGCCGTCGGCTCGGACAGCGCCTCGCGCCACTGGTCGAGGTCCGTCCCGTCGACGAGGACCGTCTCGACGCCCCACCGCGGCAGGATCTCGTCGACGATGACGAAGCAGCTGCCGAAGAGCGAGCGCGAGGAGACGAGTCGGTCTCCCTCACCGAGCAGCGCCGCCAGCGCGGTGAAGACCGCGGACATCCCCGAGGACGTGGCAAAGGCCGCCTCGGCGCCCTCGAGCACGCGCAGCCGCTCCTCGAGCATGCCGACGGTCGGGTTGCCGTAGCGCGAGTAGACGTACTTCTCCACGTCCCCCGAGAAGGCGGCCTCGGCCTCCTCGGCAGTGCCGTAGATGAAGCCGGAGGTGAGGAAGAGCGCCTCGGACGTCTCGTCGAAGGTGGTGCGGGCCTGACCTCCCCGCACGGCCAGGGTCTGCGGGGAGAGACCGCTCGGGTCCAGGTACGGGGCGGGGTTGCCCGGCCCGTACGGGAGCTCGCTCACCCCTGCCTCCACGGCAGGCCGGCCTGCTTCCACCCGGCGACGGCGCGGTGCCCGTGCTCGTCGACCGGCCCCTCGAAGCCGTCGACGATGTTGTACGCGCTCCTCCAGCCGGCAGCGGTGGCGGCCTCGGCAGCGGCCGCGGACCGCCCACCGGAGCGGCAGAGGAAGTACACGGAGGAGTCCTGGGGCACGACCTCCTGCAGCTGCTGCAGGAAGGCGTCGTTGGGGGTCCCTGCCGGGAAGGAGTTCCACTCGATGGGGACCATCTGCTTGTCGATCGAGGACAGGTCCGGGACCCCGACGAAGGTCCACTCCGCCTGGGTGCGCACATCGACGAGGACGGCCTCCGGATCGGATGCGAGGGCATCCCACGCGTACTGGGGGCTGAGGTCTGCGGCGTACGTCATGCGCACAGGGTATGCGCGAGGGGTGGGCCCGCTGCACGCCCGGTCGGCACCCGAGACGGTCAGAAGCTCAGCTCGATGCCCTGGACCACGAGCCACGCGGTGATGAGGAAACGGGCCAGGCACCCGAGCGTCGTCACCACGACGAAGAGCGCGAGGGAGATGTGCTTGATCCCCGCGGCGACCGTGACGACGGCGAGCGGGGGGAAGCCGACACCGGCGCTGGCGAGCAGGACCAGCGGTCCCAGGTGCGGACGGTCGAGCAGGTCGATCATCGCCTTGCTCCACCGCTCAAGACGCCTCCTGAAGGCGCTGCGGCTCCTGCGTGCCTTGTCCGCGGCCCGCAGCTCCTTCTGCTCGCGGCGCTTCATGAAGGCCTCGGCACCCTTCTCCGCGGCGACGAAGTGGGTCACCTTGCCGATGACCAGTCCGCCCGTCATCGCGGAGACGTGCACGACCCACAGGTCGGGGAAGATGACGGGTGCCGCGACCGCGTAGATCTCGGCGTTCAGGGGCGGGAAGTACGCGGAGAGCAGGCCGAAGACGACCGCGCCGATCACGCCGGACGCGGTCAGCCAGGTGGGCAGGTCCTCGATGTCGCCGCTCCTCAGGTCCGGTTGGTGAAGGCGACGAGCACCTCGCCGTCGGGTCGGACCTCGAGCGCGGTGAGCGAGCCCGGGTCGACGGCCAGGCGCCGCATCCGCTCACGCGGCAGGCCGAGGACGTGCGCGAGGACGACGAGGATCGGCGTGCGGTGGCAGGCGATGACGGCGGTGCGTCCGTCGGCGACAACTCGCTCCCACGCCGTGACGACCCGCGTGGTCAGCTCCTCGTGCGTCTCCCCCTCGGACGGCTCGTCCCAGTCCGCATCGGCCCGGGGAGTCACTGCGAGCCGCTCGGCGACGGTCTCGCCGGTCCCGGCGTCCCGGGTCGGGTCGGCGGTGACGACGCGCACGTCCGCGTCGTCGACGAGCGCGGCCACCCGCTCGGCTGCGCGCTCGGACTGCTCGGTGCCGCCACGGCACACGAGGACGATGCGGGTGGCCTCCTCGCGACCCGCTCGGGGCCGCGTCGGGGCCTGCTCGGTGTCGCGGCGGGGGGCGTGGTCGGCACCCGACTGCTCGCGCCACTCCTCGAGCTCCTCGCCGTCCATCCCGCGGTTGGACAGGGCATCGGCGTGCGCGTTCGCGTCGCGGGGCATCCAGACGAACTCGACGGAGCCGCCCGCGGCAGTGATCTCGGCGACGAGATCACGTCCCTGTCGGGCGAGCTCCCGCATGTCGGGGTGCTTGATCTTCCACCGTCCCGACATCTGCTCGACGACGAGCTTGGAGTCCATCCCGACCTCCACGTCCGCCGAGGGGTCGATGGTGCGGGCGGCACGCAGGCCGGCGAGCATGCCGCGGTACTCGGCGACGTTGTTGCTCGCCGTCCCCAGCGGGGCCGCGAGCTCGACGAGCACCTCACCGGACCCGGGGTCCCGGACGAGGGCCCCGTACCCGGCCACACCGGGGTTGCCCCGGGAGCCACCATCTGCCTCGACGCGGAGGGAGCGCCCCATCAGCTCTGCGAAGCCGGGATGCGCACGAGGATGCGGTCGCACTCCTCGCAGCGCACCACCTCGTCGACGGGTGCCTTCTCGATCGCGGCGAGGTCGACGGGGTTGAGCTCGAGGCGGCACCCGCCGCAACGGCCGTGCTTCAGCTCCGCGGCGGCCAGACCGCCGGACTTGTCACGGATCCGGTCGTACAGCGAGATGAGGGCGTCGTCGATGCTCGCGACGAGCTCCGAGCGGGGGGCGGTGACCTGTCTCTCCTCGGCGTCGAGCTCGGCCAACGCATCGTCGCGCTCGCGGGTCAGCCGGTCGACCTCGGCCTGCAGCTCGGCCTGCTTGGCCGTCCCCGAGGAGACCCGCTCCTCTGCGGCCTCCTGGCGCTCCATGGCCTCGATCTCGACCTCCTCGAGGTCGCCCTGCCGACGCGCGAGCGACTCGATCTCGCTCTGCAGGGCGGTCAGGTCGCGCGAGGTCATGCCGGCCCCCGTGTCCAGACGCTGCTGGTCCCGCGCGGCTCGGTCGCGCACCTGCTGCACGTCGGCCTCGGCCCGGGCGACCTCGCGTCGGATGTCCCCCAGCGTCGTCTCGGCACGCACGACGTCGTCCTGGGCGCGCTGCAGCTGCGCGCGGGCCTGCTCGAGGGCCGCGATCTGGGGCAGCCTCGTGCGGGCATGGGCGATCTGCTGCAGCCGGATGTCGAGGGCCTGCAGCTGGAGCAGCCGTGCCTGGACGAAGGGGTCTGCCTTCACTGGGGATCTCCTTGGGCTGTCTGTGCGCCGACGGTGAAGGTCCACGGGTCGGTGCAGATCGTGCTCACGTGGGTCTCCCATCCCACCACGTCGGCTCCGGCGTCGGCGAGGGAGTTCTCCAGCCGGGCGAGCATGTGCTCCAGCCAGAGGGACTCGCTCGTCCAGTGGCCGGCGTCGACGAGGAAGGGGGTGCCGGCGGCGGACCGTGCCTCCTCCCGGGCCTCGAGTGCCGGGTGGTGGCGCAGGTCGGCGGTGACGTAGACGTCCGCGCCCGCCGCG
Above is a window of Janibacter cremeus DNA encoding:
- a CDS encoding APC family permease, translating into MTNSSGAPTRPLDRRLGLRDGVALGLAAMIGAGLFSAFAPAAASAGRWLVLAVVVAALVAAANASSMARLAARYPDSGGAYVYGRERLGLPWGHLAGWAFVVGKVASCAAMAMTLAVHVWPNFAKPIAVVAVLAVLALNLQGVHRSARVALGIVAFAVALVVTFGAVMLIAPPVTVDTPPPAVPGSGTPLGVLQGAGFLFFAFAGYARVATLGEEITDPRRTIPRAIGIALAIVLALYVLVAVALTSSLGSGWVAAREAPLAEAAEISAWPWLGPALRVAAILAAGGALLALVLGASRTLMAMARDRHLPPVLATVDGPHRTPRRAEAVIAGLVIVLIVLVDLRGAIAFSSFLVLTYYAIANASAWTLEGRAATKVVPTLGLVACIGIAFLLPWQPVVAGVAVLAFGAFIGWARYTTREHPDA
- the map gene encoding type I methionyl aminopeptidase, with the translated sequence MPRLHSMSASTATVSPGVVSARRAVPAGIPRPEYVGRAAPTPFAGSEIKDAETIERMRTAGRVAADALAEAGRAVVPGATTDEVDRVGHEYLLDHGAYPSTLGYRGFPKSLCTSVNEVICHGIPDSRRIEDGDIVNIDITGFIGGVHGDTNATFLAGDVDEESRLLVERTHEAMMRGIKAALPGRQINVIGRVIEKYANRFGYGVVRDYTGHGIGTSFHSGLVIPHYDAAPSYDTVIEPGMTFTIEPMLNLGTPEWTLWDDGWTVVTKDLCRSAQFEHTILITEDGNEILTLPETVGR
- the ppgK gene encoding polyphosphate--glucose phosphotransferase yields the protein MATHHALGIDIGGSGIKGAPVDLDKGRFAEDRLRIATPEEATPDAVCEVVGQIAEHFSVGTDVPLGITLPAVVAHGVVRSAANIDRAWIDLDADRLFSERLGRPVHLVNDADAAGVAELHYGAAKGHRGLVVLTTLGTGIGTALIMDGVLVPNTELGHLEIDGHDAESRAAESVRDREGLDWEQWAERLQVYYSHLESLLRPDLIVVGGGVSKQADRFLPLLDLRTEIVPAKLRNKAGIIGAAHLATRGN
- a CDS encoding TMEM165/GDT1 family protein, with translation MFEALVLSTVVIFVAELGDKSQLMAMTFATRYRARDVILGITVATLLVHLASVGIGYFIGASFEKYQGPIAVGAGIAFLGFAVWTLRGDELTEEEEQKARKATGSALLAVGAAFFLAELGDKTMLATITLAVREDWFGTWIGSTIGMVAADALAIAVGAVLGRKLPEKVITYGAAAAFALFGLVLVAEGLGWL
- a CDS encoding YaaA family protein yields the protein MLVLLPPSESKTGRARGKTLDLGSLSFPALTPARERVLAALAEVSARADAHEVLGVSTNLVTEVARNTALMTTPAPPASHVYSGVLYDALDLASLSPGAKRRAGRWLVIVSALFGAVRPGDRIPPYRLSMAVNLPGVGPLAAHWREVLDAELTAAAGTGLVVDCRSSTYAAAWQPSGGTATRWVHVTVPGATHMAKHTRGLVARHLLGVDREPRTPQALVAALEPAFEVELSGPAKGAGPLRLAVTAR
- a CDS encoding methionine aminopeptidase; translated protein: MAYWYNIETRQVETDENRSQNADVMGPYDTEAEAAAALQTARENTEKWDEEERREREWREGRA
- the panB gene encoding 3-methyl-2-oxobutanoate hydroxymethyltransferase; this encodes MSTPSTPSPAPTAETPAPYGDAPTAPVQRKRVRIPHLQAKKERGERWAMLTAYDVQTAQIFDEAGIPVLLVGDSAGNTVFGYDTTVPVTLDEMVALTRAVATGASSALVVADLPFGTYQASPEQAYLSAARLMKEGLAHAVKLEGGAEMAPTIERLTKGGIPVMAHIGFTPQSEHTLGGYRVQGRGNAAARLLEDARAVQAAGAFSVVIEMVTSDSAAAVTEQVDIPTIGIGAGADCDAQVLVWQDMAGLGAGRTPRFVKRYADVRSVLSDAARAYAADVAEGTFPAAEHSFES
- a CDS encoding RNB domain-containing ribonuclease: MGQRIGLLRPTDPATGEVVDAAGLRSRLDEIRAELEVPEDFPAEVLAEAERVAAQPLSLPERDETALPFLTIDPPGSMDLDQAMHLSRDGDGYRVRYAIAHLESFVEPGGAIDAEARRRGQTIYAPDRRTPLHPPVLSEGAASLLPDEVRPAYVWDIRLDALGEHTAAEVYPAMVRSVERLEYAEVQASIDAGTDDERLALLQEIGDKRIALEQERGGASLPMPDQEVEQVDGGFRLRLRPLLRAEDWNAQISLLTGMVAAEMMLHADVGILRTMPEPGDDALRQLRQIASALQVPWPAEQTHGDLLRSLDGSNARHLALIHESTVPFRGAGYTVFDGGVPELVEQAAIAAPYAHVTAPLRRLVDRFGLALCAAVSAGEEVPTWVRQALPSLPELMESSERLVGGVERGAMDAIEAATLADRVDQTFTAVVIDVPQGEGEMEIQVIDPPVMGRASGRADLGDKVTVRLTAVDHARGKASFAVV